Proteins found in one Abyssibius alkaniclasticus genomic segment:
- the hutI gene encoding imidazolonepropionase: protein MVPNAAPYGLVADAAIVVEAGVVAWVGKQADLPAAYADAPQHSMGGRLVSPALIDCHTHLVHGGHRAREFEMRLNGESYAAIARAGGGIISTVSATRGASEAELLASALLRVDALIAEGVGAVEIKSGYGLDRATELKMLRVARAVALARDVTVRTSFLGAHAVPKGADGDEYLDDICIPTLRAAHAEGLVDAVDGFCEGIAFSPAQIARLFDVAGELGLPVKLHAEQLSHLGGAALAARYGALSADHVEYCTTDDARALAASGTVAVLLPGAFYTLRETQMPPVAAFRSQGVAMALATDWNPGSSPLGSLLLVVNMGCTLFGLTPEEALAGVTRVAARALGLADRGQIAPGLRADLAVWDVAEPAELAYRIGTNSLHKRIYGGVL from the coding sequence ATGGTGCCGAATGCCGCGCCCTATGGGCTGGTGGCAGATGCGGCGATTGTGGTTGAGGCTGGTGTTGTTGCATGGGTCGGGAAGCAGGCGGACCTGCCGGCCGCTTATGCCGATGCGCCGCAGCACAGCATGGGCGGGCGGCTGGTGAGCCCGGCGCTGATAGATTGCCATACGCATCTGGTGCATGGCGGGCACCGCGCCCGCGAATTCGAGATGCGGCTGAATGGCGAAAGTTACGCGGCGATTGCGCGCGCCGGCGGCGGAATTATTTCGACCGTTAGTGCTACGCGCGGCGCGAGCGAGGCGGAGCTTCTGGCCAGCGCGCTGCTGCGGGTTGATGCGCTGATCGCCGAGGGCGTGGGCGCGGTCGAGATCAAATCCGGCTATGGGCTGGACCGTGCGACCGAGTTGAAAATGCTGCGCGTGGCCCGCGCGGTGGCTTTGGCGCGCGATGTTACGGTGCGCACAAGTTTTCTGGGCGCACATGCCGTGCCCAAGGGCGCGGATGGCGATGAATATCTGGATGATATCTGCATTCCGACGCTGCGCGCCGCCCATGCCGAAGGGCTGGTTGATGCGGTTGACGGGTTTTGCGAGGGCATCGCCTTTTCGCCCGCACAGATTGCGCGGCTGTTTGATGTGGCGGGCGAACTGGGCCTGCCGGTAAAGCTTCATGCCGAGCAACTTAGCCATTTGGGCGGGGCGGCACTGGCGGCGCGCTATGGTGCGCTTTCCGCCGACCATGTGGAATATTGCACCACGGATGATGCGCGCGCGCTGGCGGCTTCGGGCACGGTGGCCGTGCTGCTGCCCGGCGCATTCTACACCTTGCGCGAAACACAAATGCCGCCGGTTGCGGCCTTCCGGTCGCAGGGTGTGGCGATGGCGCTGGCGACAGACTGGAACCCCGGCTCATCTCCGCTCGGCTCGCTTTTGCTGGTGGTGAATATGGGCTGCACGTTGTTCGGCTTAACGCCGGAGGAGGCGCTGGCAGGCGTTACACGGGTGGCCGCGCGCGCGCTTGGGCTGGCCGACAGGGGGCAGATTGCGCCCGGTTTGCGGGCCGATCTGGCGGTGTGGGATGTGGCCGAGCCTGCCGAACTTGCCTACCGGATTGGCACAAACAGCCTGCATAAACGCATTTATGGCGGTGTTTTATGA
- a CDS encoding protein adenylyltransferase SelO — translation MGIRFQNSYAEQLAGFFAAWQGDAAPAPALVMLNHGLADELGLDADFLASPEGRALLTGGTAPAGAVPLAMAYAGHQFGGFSPQLGDGRALLLGEIISPQGARYDLHLKGSGRTPFSRGGDGKAVLGPVLREYLMGEAMQALGIPTTRALAALTTGETIIRDGARPGAVLARVAASHIRVGTFQFFAARGEADKLRQLADYAIARHDPALKADYLGFLAAVVARQAKLVAQWMQVGFIHGVMNTDNMVISGETIDYGPCAFLDGYGPDVVFSSIDSHGRYAYGNQPVIAQWNLARLAECLLGLIDEDTDRAIAKATEVVNGFMPQYQTAWLAGMRRKFGLAGEDAADLALAEDILAVMHAQRVDFTLFFRHLAKAAAGDDAPLRALFSDPAPLVRWLAGWRARLEPDAAPGMNQTNPAYIPRNHLVEAALDAAVAQKDMAPFQTLLDVLGDPFTERAGLEAYTQPAPESFGPFQTFCGT, via the coding sequence GTGGGTATCCGCTTTCAAAACAGCTATGCCGAGCAGCTGGCCGGGTTCTTTGCCGCTTGGCAGGGCGATGCGGCCCCGGCCCCGGCGCTGGTCATGCTGAACCACGGGCTTGCCGACGAATTGGGGCTGGATGCGGATTTTCTGGCCAGCCCCGAAGGGCGCGCCCTGCTCACCGGCGGCACGGCCCCCGCCGGCGCCGTGCCGCTGGCAATGGCCTATGCGGGCCACCAGTTTGGCGGGTTCTCACCGCAACTGGGCGACGGGCGTGCGCTGCTTCTGGGCGAGATCATAAGCCCGCAGGGCGCGCGGTATGACCTGCATCTGAAAGGCTCGGGCCGCACGCCGTTTTCGCGCGGCGGCGATGGCAAGGCCGTGTTGGGGCCGGTTCTGCGCGAATATCTGATGGGCGAGGCCATGCAGGCGCTGGGCATCCCGACCACGCGCGCGCTGGCGGCGCTGACCACGGGTGAAACCATCATCCGCGATGGCGCGAGGCCCGGTGCGGTGCTGGCGCGCGTGGCGGCAAGCCATATCCGCGTGGGCACCTTCCAGTTTTTTGCCGCGCGCGGCGAGGCGGACAAACTGCGCCAACTGGCCGATTACGCGATTGCCCGGCACGACCCGGCACTGAAGGCCGACTATCTGGGCTTTCTGGCGGCGGTGGTGGCGCGGCAGGCGAAACTTGTGGCGCAATGGATGCAGGTTGGCTTCATCCACGGCGTGATGAACACCGACAATATGGTGATTTCGGGCGAGACGATTGATTACGGCCCCTGCGCCTTTCTGGATGGCTACGGGCCGGATGTGGTGTTCAGCTCCATCGACAGCCACGGCCGCTATGCCTATGGCAACCAGCCGGTGATTGCGCAATGGAACCTTGCGCGGCTGGCCGAATGCCTGCTGGGGCTGATCGATGAGGATACCGACCGCGCAATCGCCAAGGCCACCGAGGTGGTGAACGGTTTCATGCCGCAGTATCAGACGGCATGGCTGGCGGGGATGCGGCGCAAGTTCGGGCTTGCGGGCGAAGATGCGGCCGATCTGGCTTTGGCCGAGGATATTCTGGCAGTCATGCACGCCCAGCGCGTTGATTTCACGCTGTTTTTCCGGCATCTGGCCAAGGCTGCGGCCGGTGATGATGCGCCCCTGCGCGCGCTGTTCAGTGATCCGGCACCGCTTGTGCGCTGGCTAGCGGGCTGGCGCGCGCGGCTAGAGCCGGATGCGGCACCCGGCATGAACCAAACCAACCCCGCCTATATTCCGCGCAATCATCTGGTCGAGGCGGCGCTCGATGCTGCCGTGGCGCAAAAGGACATGGCCCCGTTCCAGACCCTGCTGGATGTTCTGGGCGACCCGTTCACCGAACGCGCCGGGCTTGAAGCCTATACCCAGCCCGCGCCCGAAAGCTTTGGCCCGTTCCAGACATTTTGCGGCACGTAA
- a CDS encoding vWA domain-containing protein — MSDEFDRLKDALKAAPPAPDAARRAENIAAALKNFDEAQENANAPRPTSDRPQGAGLMTGVFKMFNKLSANAALIGSTSVAALVIGIYIANPFQANNTLPDSPPRVDVAAEELARQGASPDITQPTTPAVDERVTTANAPAEAPTAPITEFDQPVVDTATDTDGRARTEAADGGDGYATAQATELADSTTLQRQAPASPVLGGVVAEAEAQDYAAAPAPRAAAPLASGMVMPVVTPSDMAIPRPENTEEFANESPNPVQVTLENPVSTFSADVDTASWAIARSSLMSGYLPGPDTVRIEEMVNYFPYDYAAPDAGEGPFRPSISVMQTPWNPDTRLVRIALQGEMPSVEDRPPLNLVFLIDTSGSMDSPDKLGLLRQSLKLMLGELRPEDRVAIVAYAGSAGQVLAPTAAADRATIMAALDRLSAGGSTAGQAGLQQAYAIAAGMMEEGEVARVLLATDGDFNVGISDPDALKDYIATQRDTGVYLSVLGFGRGNLDDATMQALAQNGNGQAAYIDTLVEAQKVLVDQLTGALFTIAGDVKLQVEWNPSMVAEYRLIGYETRALAREDFNNDRVDAGELGAGHSVTALYEITAPDSPALLNDPLRYATAAPANGSGELGFLRLRFKAPGEDVSQLIETPILLPEATTPPDADAQFAAAIAGFGQLLRDAKYLGDWGIDDAIALAIAGRGEDEFGYRAEAINLMRLAGSLLPK, encoded by the coding sequence ATGAGCGATGAATTTGACCGCCTGAAAGACGCATTAAAGGCCGCACCACCAGCCCCTGATGCCGCGCGCCGTGCTGAAAACATTGCCGCCGCGCTCAAAAATTTCGATGAGGCCCAAGAAAACGCCAACGCGCCGCGTCCTACATCTGACCGCCCACAAGGTGCGGGACTGATGACAGGAGTTTTCAAGATGTTCAACAAGCTTTCCGCCAATGCCGCATTGATCGGCAGCACATCCGTGGCCGCGCTGGTCATCGGCATTTACATTGCCAACCCGTTTCAGGCGAACAATACCCTGCCCGACAGCCCGCCGCGTGTGGATGTCGCCGCCGAGGAACTGGCCCGGCAAGGCGCCAGCCCTGACATAACCCAGCCCACAACCCCCGCCGTGGATGAGCGCGTGACAACCGCCAATGCCCCCGCCGAAGCGCCCACCGCCCCGATAACAGAATTTGACCAGCCCGTTGTTGATACGGCGACCGACACAGACGGGCGGGCACGCACTGAGGCGGCTGATGGTGGTGACGGTTACGCAACCGCCCAGGCCACTGAACTGGCCGATTCCACGACCCTTCAACGCCAAGCCCCCGCCAGCCCCGTGCTTGGGGGCGTGGTGGCCGAGGCCGAGGCACAGGACTATGCCGCAGCCCCCGCGCCGCGCGCCGCGGCCCCCCTGGCCAGCGGCATGGTCATGCCCGTTGTCACCCCTTCCGACATGGCCATCCCCCGGCCCGAAAACACCGAGGAATTTGCGAATGAAAGCCCGAACCCGGTGCAGGTCACGCTGGAAAACCCGGTTTCCACCTTTTCGGCCGATGTCGATACCGCAAGCTGGGCCATTGCCCGCTCATCGCTGATGAGCGGCTATCTGCCCGGCCCCGACACGGTGCGCATCGAGGAAATGGTCAACTATTTTCCCTATGACTATGCCGCGCCCGATGCGGGCGAAGGGCCGTTTCGCCCGTCGATTTCGGTCATGCAAACGCCGTGGAACCCCGACACCCGGCTTGTGCGCATCGCATTGCAGGGCGAAATGCCGAGCGTTGAAGACCGCCCGCCGCTGAACCTTGTGTTCCTGATTGATACGTCCGGCTCGATGGACAGCCCCGACAAGCTGGGCCTGCTGCGCCAGAGCCTCAAGCTGATGCTGGGCGAGCTGCGCCCCGAAGACCGGGTCGCCATTGTCGCCTATGCGGGTTCCGCCGGGCAGGTGCTTGCCCCCACCGCCGCGGCGGACCGCGCCACGATCATGGCCGCGCTTGACAGGCTATCAGCAGGTGGCTCCACCGCTGGCCAGGCTGGCTTGCAACAGGCCTATGCGATTGCGGCGGGCATGATGGAGGAAGGCGAGGTTGCCCGCGTGCTGCTGGCAACGGATGGTGATTTCAACGTCGGCATTTCCGACCCCGACGCGCTGAAAGACTATATCGCCACCCAGCGCGATACCGGCGTTTACCTTTCGGTGCTTGGCTTCGGGCGTGGCAACCTGGACGATGCCACCATGCAGGCGCTGGCCCAGAATGGTAACGGTCAGGCGGCGTATATCGACACGCTGGTCGAGGCGCAAAAGGTGCTGGTCGACCAGCTCACCGGCGCTTTGTTCACCATCGCCGGCGATGTGAAATTGCAGGTGGAGTGGAACCCGAGCATGGTCGCCGAATACCGGCTCATCGGTTACGAGACCCGCGCGCTGGCGCGTGAAGATTTCAACAATGACCGCGTTGATGCGGGCGAGCTTGGGGCCGGCCATTCGGTGACTGCGCTTTATGAGATCACCGCGCCCGATTCGCCTGCCTTGCTGAACGACCCGCTGCGCTATGCCACTGCCGCGCCCGCCAATGGCAGCGGCGAGCTTGGCTTCCTGCGGCTGCGCTTCAAGGCGCCGGGCGAGGATGTTTCGCAGCTCATCGAAACCCCCATCCTGCTGCCCGAGGCCACCACACCCCCCGATGCCGACGCGCAATTCGCCGCCGCCATCGCCGGGTTCGGCCAGCTTCTGCGCGATGCGAAATATCTGGGTGACTGGGGCATTGATGACGCCATCGCGCTGGCCATTGCGGGCCGCGGGGAAGACGAATTCGGCTACCGCGCCGAGGCGATCAACCTCATGCGGCTGGCCGGTTCGCTATTGCCGAAGTAA
- a CDS encoding DUF2461 domain-containing protein, translating into MPGFSGFSKATFGYLAGLEANNSKDWFAANRAAYEDDLIAPALDFVAAMAPVVAQMNPAYQAVPKMNGSLRRLHRDLRFSKDKTPFSPRLHLVFWHGSHPNRAPAIHLVLHGDGLGLGVGQWAMTPAELAAHRAAVVDPARRARLKSALKAAEEVGATLTEPALARLPKGVESIGDDDHLLRHKGLVARSHKRLPIPEEMLGPGAVDYAGKLIKAVAPISDWLVETTA; encoded by the coding sequence ATGCCGGGGTTTTCAGGGTTTTCAAAGGCGACATTCGGTTACTTGGCGGGGCTGGAGGCCAATAACAGCAAGGACTGGTTCGCGGCGAACCGTGCCGCCTATGAGGATGACCTGATCGCCCCCGCGCTCGATTTTGTGGCCGCAATGGCGCCGGTGGTGGCGCAGATGAACCCTGCCTATCAGGCGGTGCCAAAGATGAACGGCTCGCTGCGGCGCCTGCATCGCGACCTGCGGTTTTCAAAAGACAAAACCCCGTTCAGCCCGCGCCTGCACCTTGTGTTCTGGCATGGCAGCCACCCCAACCGCGCCCCCGCCATCCACCTTGTGCTGCATGGCGATGGGCTTGGCCTTGGCGTTGGCCAATGGGCGATGACACCGGCAGAGCTTGCCGCCCATCGCGCCGCTGTGGTGGACCCTGCGCGCCGCGCAAGACTGAAATCCGCCCTGAAAGCCGCAGAAGAAGTCGGCGCAACGCTCACCGAACCCGCGCTTGCCCGCCTGCCCAAAGGCGTGGAGTCCATCGGTGACGATGACCATTTGCTACGGCACAAGGGCTTGGTGGCGCGCAGCCATAAGCGCCTGCCGATCCCTGAAGAGATGCTGGGGCCGGGCGCGGTCGACTATGCAGGCAAGCTGATCAAAGCCGTGGCCCCCATATCGGATTGGCTTGTGGAAACAACGGCTTAA
- the msrA gene encoding peptide-methionine (S)-S-oxide reductase MsrA produces MAQERAVLAGGCFWGMQDLIRKMPGVISTRVGYSGGDVPHATYKNHGSHAEAIEVLFDPDVMSYRALLEFFFQIHDPSTPNRQGNDRGASYRSAIYYANDAQRDCALDTIADVDASGLWPAKVVTEVEPLGDFWEAEPEHQDYLERIPHGYTCHFARPDWVLPKRAAAE; encoded by the coding sequence ATGGCACAGGAACGCGCCGTTTTGGCCGGTGGCTGCTTTTGGGGTATGCAAGACCTCATCCGCAAGATGCCGGGCGTCATTTCAACCCGCGTGGGCTATTCGGGCGGCGATGTGCCCCATGCCACCTACAAGAACCACGGCAGCCATGCCGAGGCGATCGAGGTGCTGTTTGACCCCGATGTGATGAGCTACCGCGCCCTGCTGGAGTTTTTCTTCCAGATCCACGACCCCAGCACGCCAAACCGGCAGGGCAATGACCGCGGCGCCTCGTATCGATCGGCGATTTACTATGCGAACGATGCGCAGCGCGATTGTGCGCTGGATACGATTGCCGATGTCGATGCTTCGGGCCTGTGGCCCGCCAAGGTGGTGACCGAGGTCGAGCCGCTGGGCGATTTCTGGGAAGCCGAGCCAGAGCATCAGGATTATCTGGAACGCATCCCGCATGGCTATACCTGCCATTTTGCGCGGCCCGATTGGGTTTTGCCCAAACGCGCCGCCGCCGAATAG
- a CDS encoding formimidoylglutamate deiminase, whose protein sequence is MQIIHARQALTPEGWKDDIAVTLGDDGRIAEIAPQIGTADCTVGLLLPAPVNLHSHAFQRAMAGLSEARSPNPADSFWTWRDLMYRFLTHLTPDDVEVIAAQVFMEMLENGYGAVAEFHYLHHALGGTAYADPAEMSARIIAAANRVGLGLTLLPVLYQYGGCDQRPLSGGQLRFGNTPESYANLLNAITPGAPDFILGVAPHSLRATSPEALRDIAALRPDAPIHIHIAEQLAEVDEVQAHRGARPVEWLLDNAALSPRWCAIHATQMTEGETTALAKSGTIAGLCPITESNLGDGIFNGTEFLAAGGGFGVGSDSNIHITLFEELRVLEYSQRLRHKSRAALARPNASTGHVLYTGALTGGARAAGRNSGALAPGLWADMVALATDNAFLCNRKGDMALDTAIFVGHGPSCITDVWSAGRHKVQGGQHRDHASITRDFCATMAALQARL, encoded by the coding sequence ATGCAAATTATCCATGCCCGCCAAGCCCTTACGCCCGAAGGTTGGAAAGACGATATCGCCGTCACCCTGGGCGATGATGGCCGCATCGCAGAAATCGCGCCGCAAATCGGCACGGCAGATTGCACGGTTGGCCTGCTTCTGCCCGCCCCCGTGAACCTGCACAGCCACGCCTTTCAGCGCGCGATGGCCGGGCTGAGCGAGGCGCGCAGCCCCAACCCGGCCGACAGTTTCTGGACATGGCGCGACCTGATGTATCGCTTCCTCACCCATCTCACGCCGGATGATGTGGAGGTGATCGCCGCGCAGGTTTTCATGGAAATGCTGGAAAACGGCTATGGCGCGGTCGCAGAATTTCACTATCTGCACCACGCGCTTGGTGGCACGGCCTATGCCGACCCGGCTGAAATGTCGGCCCGCATCATTGCCGCCGCAAACCGCGTTGGCCTTGGCCTGACCCTGCTGCCGGTTCTTTACCAATATGGCGGCTGCGACCAGCGCCCGCTGTCCGGCGGCCAGCTCCGCTTTGGCAATACGCCCGAAAGCTATGCCAACTTGCTAAACGCAATCACGCCCGGCGCCCCCGATTTCATCCTTGGCGTGGCGCCGCACAGCTTGCGCGCCACCAGCCCCGAAGCCTTGCGCGACATTGCCGCGCTGCGCCCCGATGCCCCCATCCACATCCACATCGCCGAACAACTGGCCGAGGTCGACGAGGTGCAGGCCCATCGCGGCGCGCGCCCGGTGGAATGGCTGCTTGACAACGCCGCGCTTTCGCCGCGCTGGTGCGCCATTCACGCCACGCAGATGACCGAGGGCGAAACCACCGCGCTTGCAAAATCCGGCACCATTGCCGGGCTCTGCCCGATCACCGAATCCAACCTTGGCGATGGTATTTTCAACGGCACCGAATTTCTGGCCGCGGGTGGCGGTTTCGGCGTCGGCTCCGACAGCAATATCCACATCACCCTGTTCGAAGAACTGCGCGTGCTGGAATATAGCCAACGCCTGCGCCACAAATCCCGCGCAGCACTTGCCCGCCCGAATGCCTCGACCGGCCATGTGCTTTACACCGGGGCGCTGACGGGCGGCGCGCGCGCGGCTGGGCGCAACTCTGGCGCGCTTGCCCCCGGCCTCTGGGCCGATATGGTCGCGCTTGCCACCGACAACGCCTTTTTGTGCAACCGCAAGGGCGACATGGCGCTGGATACCGCCATTTTCGTGGGCCACGGCCCGTCCTGCATTACCGATGTCTGGTCGGCGGGTCGCCACAAGGTGCAGGGCGGCCAGCACCGCGACCATGCCTCCATTACCCGCGATTTTTGCGCCACAATGGCGGCACTCCAGGCCCGCCTCTAA
- the msrB gene encoding peptide-methionine (R)-S-oxide reductase MsrB, translated as MTRYAKTPEALARLSPEEFRVTQESGTERPGTGALLHMTEPGIYVDIVSGEPLFASADKFESGCGWPSFTKPIVPAHVNELRDVSHGMIRTEVRSTYGDSHLGHVFNDGPPEAGGLRYCINSASLRFIPLADMQAEGYGEFINQVEEV; from the coding sequence ATGACCCGCTATGCCAAAACCCCCGAAGCCCTTGCCCGCCTGTCGCCCGAGGAATTCCGCGTCACGCAGGAAAGCGGCACCGAGCGCCCCGGCACGGGCGCGCTTTTGCACATGACCGAGCCGGGAATCTACGTGGATATCGTTTCGGGCGAGCCGCTTTTTGCATCTGCCGACAAGTTTGAGTCCGGCTGCGGCTGGCCGAGCTTTACCAAGCCGATTGTGCCCGCCCATGTGAATGAGCTGCGCGACGTGAGCCACGGAATGATCCGCACCGAAGTGCGCTCGACCTATGGCGACAGCCATTTGGGCCATGTGTTCAATGATGGGCCACCGGAAGCGGGCGGCTTGCGCTATTGCATCAACTCGGCCAGCTTGCGCTTTATCCCGCTTGCCGACATGCAGGCCGAGGGATATGGCGAATTTATCAATCAGGTGGAGGAAGTCTGA
- a CDS encoding RNA polymerase sigma factor, whose amino-acid sequence METSDEDLALAAAGGDRAAFALLLDRHYDRIFALAFRLFGRRADAEDLTQDICAALPAKLAGWRGDARFTTWLYRVVVNACHDARRRLATRAKAANGWGDWEKSRRAEAREAAEAQDWLQTAMARLGDDLRDTLALTLGEELTQAEAAEVLGVSEGTIAWRMSEVKRKLRAMAAEEGVA is encoded by the coding sequence ATGGAAACCTCGGACGAAGATTTGGCGCTGGCAGCGGCGGGTGGCGACAGGGCCGCCTTCGCGCTTTTGCTCGACCGCCACTATGACCGGATTTTCGCGCTCGCCTTTCGCCTGTTCGGGCGGCGGGCCGATGCCGAAGATCTGACGCAGGATATTTGCGCCGCCCTGCCCGCCAAACTTGCGGGTTGGCGCGGCGATGCGCGCTTCACCACATGGCTTTACCGCGTTGTGGTGAACGCCTGCCACGATGCCCGCCGCCGCCTTGCCACGCGCGCCAAAGCGGCCAACGGTTGGGGCGATTGGGAAAAATCCCGCCGGGCCGAGGCGCGTGAGGCGGCCGAGGCGCAAGACTGGCTGCAAACCGCGATGGCCCGGCTTGGCGATGATCTGCGCGACACGCTGGCGCTGACCCTGGGCGAAGAGCTGACCCAGGCCGAAGCCGCCGAGGTGCTGGGCGTGTCCGAAGGCACAATCGCCTGGCGCATGTCGGAAGTAAAAAGGAAATTGCGCGCTATGGCCGCAGAGGAAGGTGTCGCATGA
- the hutG gene encoding N-formylglutamate deformylase: MSVEAHFGDSPLVLGLPHTGTHVPPDIAARLNARGQALADTDWHIHQLYDGLAEGASSVRASFHRYVIDANRDPGGQSLYPGQNTTGLCPTTDFDGLPIYREGAGPTAEEVAARAQKFHAPYHAAMAEALARAKARHGFAVLYDCHSIRSEIPFLFAGVLPDFNIGTNLGTTCAASIEAGVLARCKATGRSHVLNGRFKGGWTTRHYGQPQAGIHAIQMELAQSTYLAAEAPPWTYDAARATRLRAQLSDILTFLSQWRPQ, translated from the coding sequence ATGAGCGTTGAAGCGCATTTTGGCGACAGCCCGCTGGTGCTGGGCCTGCCCCATACCGGCACCCATGTGCCGCCCGATATCGCCGCGCGGCTGAACGCAAGGGGGCAGGCGCTGGCCGATACCGACTGGCATATCCACCAGCTTTACGATGGGCTGGCGGAAGGTGCATCGAGCGTGCGCGCGAGCTTCCATCGCTATGTGATCGATGCCAACCGCGACCCGGGCGGGCAAAGCCTTTACCCCGGCCAGAACACGACCGGCCTGTGCCCGACCACCGATTTTGACGGGCTGCCGATTTACCGTGAGGGCGCGGGGCCGACGGCGGAGGAGGTGGCGGCGCGGGCGCAAAAATTCCACGCGCCCTATCATGCGGCTATGGCCGAGGCGCTGGCGCGCGCCAAGGCGCGGCACGGCTTTGCGGTGCTGTATGATTGCCATTCAATCCGCAGCGAAATTCCGTTCTTGTTTGCGGGCGTGTTGCCCGATTTCAACATCGGCACCAACCTTGGCACCACCTGCGCGGCAAGCATCGAAGCCGGTGTGCTGGCGCGCTGCAAGGCCACGGGCCGAAGCCATGTGCTGAATGGCCGCTTCAAGGGTGGCTGGACAACGCGGCATTATGGCCAGCCGCAAGCGGGCATCCACGCCATTCAGATGGAGCTGGCGCAAAGCACCTATCTGGCCGCCGAGGCCCCGCCCTGGACCTATGATGCCGCCCGCGCCACGCGGCTGCGCGCCCAACTTTCCGATATTCTGACCTTCCTTTCGCAATGGAGACCGCAATGA
- a CDS encoding aldehyde dehydrogenase family protein gives MLEKRDFYINGAWVAPAKANDFNVIDPSTEDVCAVISLGGAADTDAAVAAAKAAFKTWSLTAPADRLALVEKILKIYKSRNEDMAQAISLEMGAPIDMARDDQATSGDWHIANFIAAFKDFEFEHRLGDHAPNDRIVHTPIGVCGLITPWNWPMNQVTLKVIPALLAGCTVVLKPSEIAPLSSIVFAEIMHEAGTPPGVFNMVNGDGLGVGTQLSTHPDIDMISFTGSTRAGIAISKAAADTLKRVHLELGGKGANLIFADADPRAVAQGVRKVMNNSGQSCNAPTRMLVQREIYDQALETAAKTAESIAVGRASEPGKHIGPVVSQAQYDKIQGLIQVGIDEGARLIAGGLGRPQGMNRGYFVRPTVFADCTNDMTICREEIFGPVMSIIPFDTEDEALEIANDTVYGLTNYVQSTDGARRNRLARQLRSGMVEMNGKSRGAGSPFGGMKASGNGREGGKWGIEDFLEVKSISGWDNEA, from the coding sequence ATGCTGGAAAAACGCGATTTCTACATCAACGGCGCCTGGGTCGCCCCGGCCAAAGCCAATGATTTCAACGTGATAGACCCGTCGACCGAAGATGTCTGCGCGGTCATCTCGCTTGGCGGTGCCGCCGATACCGATGCCGCTGTCGCAGCCGCCAAGGCTGCGTTCAAAACATGGTCGCTCACCGCCCCCGCCGATCGGCTGGCGCTGGTCGAAAAGATTCTGAAAATCTACAAATCGCGCAACGAGGATATGGCGCAGGCCATCAGCCTTGAGATGGGCGCACCGATTGATATGGCGCGCGATGATCAGGCCACCTCGGGCGATTGGCACATTGCCAATTTCATTGCCGCCTTCAAGGATTTCGAGTTCGAACACAGGCTTGGCGACCATGCCCCGAATGACCGGATTGTGCATACCCCGATTGGCGTGTGCGGGCTGATAACCCCTTGGAACTGGCCAATGAATCAGGTCACGCTCAAGGTTATTCCAGCACTTCTGGCGGGCTGCACCGTGGTGCTGAAGCCGAGCGAAATCGCGCCGCTGTCGTCAATCGTCTTTGCTGAAATCATGCATGAGGCGGGCACACCGCCCGGCGTGTTCAACATGGTCAATGGCGACGGGCTTGGCGTGGGCACGCAGCTCTCCACCCATCCCGATATCGACATGATCTCCTTCACCGGCTCGACACGGGCGGGCATTGCCATTTCCAAAGCCGCCGCCGATACGCTGAAACGCGTGCATCTGGAGCTTGGCGGCAAGGGTGCGAACCTGATCTTCGCCGATGCCGACCCGCGCGCCGTGGCCCAGGGCGTGCGCAAGGTGATGAACAATTCCGGCCAGTCGTGCAACGCGCCGACCCGGATGCTGGTCCAGCGCGAGATTTACGACCAAGCCCTTGAAACCGCAGCCAAAACCGCCGAGAGCATCGCGGTGGGGCGCGCCAGCGAACCGGGCAAGCATATCGGCCCGGTGGTCAGCCAGGCGCAGTATGACAAAATCCAGGGCCTTATTCAGGTGGGGATTGACGAGGGCGCCAGGCTTATCGCCGGTGGGCTTGGTCGCCCGCAGGGCATGAATCGCGGCTATTTCGTGCGCCCGACGGTTTTTGCCGATTGCACCAATGACATGACCATTTGCCGCGAGGAAATTTTCGGCCCCGTCATGTCGATCATCCCGTTCGATACCGAGGACGAGGCGCTGGAAATCGCCAATGACACGGTTTACGGGCTGACGAATTATGTGCAATCCACCGATGGCGCGCGGCGCAACCGGCTTGCGCGGCAGCTTCGCTCGGGCATGGTGGAGATGAACGGCAAATCGCGCGGCGCGGGCAGCCCGTTCGGCGGGATGAAAGCCTCGGGCAACGGGCGCGAGGGCGGCAAATGGGGGATCGAGGATTTTCTCGAGGTGAAATCCATTTCCGGCTGGGATAACGAGGCGTAG